One Streptomyces sp. NBC_00223 genomic window carries:
- a CDS encoding DUF427 domain-containing protein, with amino-acid sequence MGVELRAPLPENVLTWEPSERRVRGVKGGTTVVDSRRPILVWEPGRPVPLYAFPREDVRTELLRPAADPELGAHSGSQLFYDLVLDGETSAGAAWTFPGEELAPYIAFEWFRAQGRGLDHWYEEEEEIFIHPRDPYKRIDALTGSRHVRVEIDGVLVAESRRPVLLFETRLPTRYYLPREDVRFDLFTPTDLHTGCPYKGTAEYWSLTDAGEGSATPPNIAWSYPEPLPAVEAICGLVAFYNEAVDISVDGEPQERPVTGFTESLKSQV; translated from the coding sequence GTGGGTGTCGAGCTGCGGGCGCCGCTGCCGGAGAACGTCCTCACCTGGGAGCCGAGCGAGCGCCGGGTGCGCGGCGTCAAGGGCGGCACCACCGTCGTCGACAGCCGCCGCCCGATCCTGGTCTGGGAGCCGGGCCGGCCCGTACCGCTCTACGCCTTCCCGCGCGAGGACGTCCGCACCGAACTGCTGCGCCCGGCCGCCGACCCCGAACTCGGCGCGCACAGCGGCTCGCAGCTCTTCTACGACCTGGTGCTGGACGGCGAGACCTCCGCCGGGGCCGCGTGGACCTTCCCCGGGGAGGAGCTGGCGCCGTACATCGCCTTCGAGTGGTTCCGCGCCCAGGGACGGGGACTTGACCACTGGTACGAGGAGGAAGAGGAGATCTTCATCCATCCCCGTGACCCGTACAAGCGGATCGACGCGCTGACCGGCAGCCGTCATGTGCGGGTGGAGATCGACGGCGTGCTGGTCGCCGAGAGCCGGCGGCCCGTACTGCTCTTCGAGACGCGGCTGCCGACGCGTTACTACCTTCCGCGCGAGGACGTACGGTTCGATCTGTTCACGCCGACGGATCTGCACACCGGCTGCCCGTACAAGGGCACGGCCGAGTACTGGTCCCTGACCGACGCGGGCGAGGGCAGCGCGACGCCGCCCAACATCGCCTGGAGCTACCCCGAGCCGCTGCCCGCCGTCGAGGCCATCTGCGGTCTCGTCGCCTTCTACAACGAGGCCGTTGACATCAGCGTCGACGGCGAGCCCCAGGAACGCCCGGTCACCGGCTTCACCGAGTCGCTGAAGTCGCAGGTCTGA
- a CDS encoding aminotransferase class I/II-fold pyridoxal phosphate-dependent enzyme, with amino-acid sequence MDHEQAPVLEALAAYHATRQLAFTPPGHKQGRGADPRVVRALGSQPFRADVLAVAGLDDRTSSGDVLARAEALMADAVHAEHTFFSTCGSSLSVKAAMLAVAGPHEELVISRDAHKSVVSGLILAGIRPVWVDPQWDPELHLAHPPAPEAFEAAFAAHPDARGALVTSPTPYGATADLGAIVRLCHDRDLPVIVDEAWGAHLPFHPALPAWAMDAGADVCVTSVHKMGSGFEQGSVFHLQGSRVTPATLKSRADLLGTTSPSVLVLAGLDGWRRQMVQHGEELLGNALTLARRVRAAIGEIGGMRVNGGADFCGPGRAFDLDPLQVFVDLAGLGISGYQAADWMRDQHQINLHLSDHRRISAQLTHADDDESAGRLLAALRDLSRQAGSFPTRPVVAVPDPGQLRLAQDMLPRDAFFGPVEQVPWEKAAGRVAAEMLTPYPPGIPAVLPGERLNAEVIGYLRSGVEAGMVVPDAADARVRSVRVVVEGVRGR; translated from the coding sequence ATGGATCACGAGCAGGCACCGGTGCTGGAGGCCCTGGCGGCCTACCACGCCACCCGCCAACTGGCTTTCACCCCGCCCGGCCACAAACAGGGCCGGGGCGCCGATCCGCGCGTGGTCAGGGCGCTGGGGTCGCAGCCGTTCCGCGCCGATGTGCTGGCCGTCGCGGGGCTCGACGACCGGACCTCGTCCGGGGACGTGCTGGCGCGGGCCGAGGCGCTGATGGCCGACGCGGTCCACGCCGAGCACACCTTCTTCTCCACCTGCGGCAGCTCGTTGTCGGTGAAGGCCGCGATGCTGGCGGTGGCCGGGCCGCACGAAGAACTCGTCATCAGCCGTGACGCGCACAAGTCCGTGGTCTCCGGCCTGATCCTCGCGGGCATCCGCCCGGTGTGGGTGGACCCGCAGTGGGACCCCGAACTGCACCTCGCGCACCCACCGGCCCCCGAGGCGTTCGAGGCGGCGTTCGCCGCGCACCCCGACGCCCGGGGCGCCCTGGTGACCAGCCCGACCCCGTACGGCGCGACCGCCGATCTGGGCGCGATCGTCCGGCTCTGCCACGACCGGGACCTGCCGGTGATCGTGGACGAGGCGTGGGGCGCGCATCTGCCGTTCCACCCCGCGCTGCCCGCCTGGGCGATGGACGCGGGCGCGGACGTCTGTGTGACCTCGGTGCACAAGATGGGCTCCGGCTTCGAACAGGGCTCGGTCTTCCACCTCCAGGGCTCCCGGGTCACCCCCGCGACCCTCAAGAGCCGCGCCGACCTGCTGGGCACCACCAGCCCGTCGGTGCTCGTCCTCGCCGGGCTCGACGGCTGGCGGCGCCAGATGGTCCAGCACGGCGAGGAACTGCTCGGGAACGCGCTGACGCTGGCCCGGCGGGTGAGGGCCGCGATCGGCGAGATCGGCGGCATGCGGGTCAACGGGGGCGCGGACTTCTGCGGCCCCGGGCGCGCCTTCGACCTGGACCCGCTCCAGGTCTTCGTCGACCTCGCGGGCCTGGGCATCAGCGGCTACCAGGCCGCCGACTGGATGCGTGATCAGCATCAGATCAACCTCCACCTGAGCGACCACCGCCGGATCAGCGCCCAGCTCACCCACGCGGACGACGACGAGAGCGCCGGCCGGCTGCTGGCGGCCCTGCGCGACCTGTCCCGGCAGGCCGGCTCCTTTCCCACCCGGCCGGTCGTCGCCGTGCCCGACCCGGGGCAGCTGCGGCTGGCGCAGGACATGCTGCCGCGCGACGCGTTCTTCGGGCCGGTCGAGCAGGTCCCGTGGGAGAAGGCGGCCGGGCGGGTCGCCGCCGAGATGCTGACCCCGTATCCGCCGGGCATTCCGGCCGTACTGCCGGGGGAGCGGCTCAACGCCGAGGTGATCGGCTATCTGCGCTCCGGTGTCGAGGCGGGGATGGTGGTGCCGGACGCGGCGGACGCGCGGGTGCGGAGTGTGCGGGTGGTGGTCGAGGGGGTGCGGGGGCGCTGA
- a CDS encoding zinc-dependent alcohol dehydrogenase, which produces MKAVVWHAIGDIRLEDVHDPKIQDATDAIVRITSSAICGTDLHFVRGTMPGMREGRILGHEAVGVVEEVGAGVRNLRRGDRVVVPSTVACGTCSYCRAGYYAQCDNANPGGPRAGTVFFGGPESAGGLDGLQAEYARIPYAHVGLVPLPESVDDAQAILLSDIYPTAWFGAELAEVGSGDTVVIMGAGPVGQAAVGCARLRGAGRIIVVDGVADRLELARRQHAEAVDFNAEDPVDAILELTRGIGPDRVIDAVGVDAQSPAHGPAAKALAGQAEQFRHERDEAAPERHPDGDTWIPGDAPSLAARWAVRAVAKAGTIGTVGVYPPQVQHYPFGEAFMKNLTLKAGNCNHRRYIPHLVDLVASGQLDPTPLITRWSDVRSAIDAYRTFDRRESGWTKVALELASEGSVPPGLGQGAGTGASTTAGSYG; this is translated from the coding sequence ATGAAGGCCGTTGTCTGGCACGCCATCGGTGACATCCGACTGGAGGACGTGCACGACCCGAAGATCCAGGACGCGACCGACGCGATCGTCCGCATCACCTCGTCGGCGATCTGCGGCACGGATCTGCACTTCGTGCGCGGGACCATGCCCGGGATGCGCGAGGGCCGGATCCTCGGCCACGAGGCGGTCGGCGTCGTGGAGGAGGTCGGCGCGGGCGTACGCAACCTGCGGCGGGGCGACCGCGTCGTCGTCCCCTCCACGGTCGCCTGCGGCACGTGCAGCTACTGCCGGGCCGGCTACTACGCCCAGTGCGACAACGCCAACCCCGGCGGGCCGCGCGCGGGCACGGTCTTCTTCGGCGGCCCCGAGTCGGCCGGCGGACTCGACGGCCTCCAGGCGGAGTACGCCCGGATCCCGTACGCCCATGTCGGCCTCGTACCGCTGCCGGAGAGCGTGGACGACGCCCAGGCGATCCTGCTCTCCGACATCTACCCGACCGCGTGGTTCGGCGCCGAACTCGCCGAGGTGGGCAGCGGCGACACCGTGGTGATCATGGGCGCGGGGCCGGTCGGGCAGGCGGCCGTCGGCTGCGCCCGGCTGCGTGGCGCCGGGCGGATCATCGTGGTCGACGGCGTCGCCGACCGGCTCGAACTGGCCCGCCGCCAGCACGCCGAGGCCGTCGACTTCAACGCCGAGGACCCGGTCGACGCGATTCTGGAGCTGACCCGCGGTATCGGCCCCGACCGGGTGATCGACGCGGTGGGCGTCGACGCGCAGAGCCCGGCCCACGGGCCCGCCGCCAAGGCGCTGGCCGGGCAGGCCGAGCAGTTCCGCCACGAGCGCGACGAGGCCGCGCCCGAGCGGCACCCCGACGGCGACACCTGGATCCCCGGTGACGCGCCCTCGCTCGCGGCCCGCTGGGCGGTCCGGGCGGTGGCCAAGGCCGGCACGATCGGTACGGTCGGCGTCTATCCGCCGCAGGTGCAGCACTACCCCTTCGGCGAGGCGTTCATGAAGAACCTCACGCTCAAGGCGGGCAACTGCAACCACCGGCGCTACATTCCCCACCTGGTCGACCTCGTGGCCTCCGGCCAGCTGGACCCGACACCGCTGATCACCCGCTGGTCCGACGTCAGGAGCGCGATCGACGCGTACCGGACGTTCGACCGGCGCGAGTCCGGGTGGACCAAGGTGGCGCTGGAGCTGGCCAGTGAGGGGTCGGTGCCGCCGGGGCTCGGCCAGGGCGCCGGGACGGGCGCGTCGACGACGGCGGGGTCGTACGGGTAA
- a CDS encoding PRC-barrel domain-containing protein has product MSATAQYAIGTEVRCEDGDCGRLDRVVVDPVKSTLTHLVVQPPTGAKRLVPVELASERDDGIALSCDVEAFVSLETAEETEFLPGSGDQLGYRPDELFVWPFFAPNAGVLGMGAPVIVAPGYEDRPTTIHERVPAGEVQIRRGERVEASDGEIGRVHGLVVDERDHSVTHVLLSEGHLWGRKTVAIPMSEVTRVGEAVRVRLTKAQLNELPDAGVGEG; this is encoded by the coding sequence ATGAGCGCCACAGCCCAGTACGCCATTGGCACCGAAGTCCGCTGCGAGGACGGCGACTGCGGCCGGCTGGACCGGGTGGTGGTCGATCCGGTGAAGTCCACGCTCACCCACCTGGTGGTCCAACCTCCCACGGGGGCCAAGCGGTTGGTCCCCGTCGAACTCGCCTCGGAGCGGGACGACGGGATCGCGCTGAGTTGCGACGTGGAGGCGTTCGTCTCGCTGGAGACCGCGGAGGAGACGGAGTTCCTGCCCGGCAGCGGCGACCAACTCGGCTACCGGCCCGACGAGTTGTTCGTCTGGCCGTTCTTCGCGCCCAACGCCGGTGTGCTCGGCATGGGCGCGCCGGTGATCGTGGCGCCCGGGTACGAGGACCGGCCGACGACGATCCACGAGCGGGTGCCGGCCGGTGAGGTGCAGATCCGCAGGGGCGAGCGGGTCGAGGCGTCCGACGGCGAGATCGGCCGGGTGCACGGCCTGGTCGTGGACGAACGGGACCACAGCGTGACGCATGTGCTGCTCAGCGAGGGCCACTTGTGGGGACGCAAGACCGTCGCCATCCCGATGAGCGAGGTGACGCGGGTCGGCGAGGCGGTGCGGGTGCGCCTGACCAAGGCGCAGCTGAACGAGCTGCCCGACGCGGGGGTCGGCGAGGGCTGA
- a CDS encoding HD domain-containing protein: MTWAWRVAETELADALPRRWAHSQGVATRAAGLTQIMGPRTELLTSAAVLHDVGYAPRLALTGFHPLDGARFLRDEHGADERVTRLVANHTFALLEAEERGLRPVLEAEFPLLEDRSLVDALVYCDMTTTPSGEPTSARERVAEIVGRYEAGSIVGRFILRAAPEIFAAVGRVEAALAAGQPR; encoded by the coding sequence ATGACATGGGCGTGGCGGGTCGCCGAGACCGAGTTGGCCGATGCGCTGCCTCGGAGGTGGGCCCACTCGCAAGGCGTGGCCACGCGGGCGGCTGGGCTGACGCAGATCATGGGTCCCCGCACCGAACTGCTCACGTCGGCAGCCGTTCTGCACGACGTCGGTTACGCGCCTCGGCTGGCCCTCACCGGGTTCCACCCGTTGGACGGCGCCCGATTTCTGCGTGACGAACACGGTGCTGATGAGCGCGTGACGCGGCTGGTGGCCAATCACACGTTCGCGCTGTTGGAGGCGGAGGAGCGGGGACTGAGGCCGGTGCTGGAGGCGGAGTTCCCGCTGCTGGAGGACCGGTCGCTGGTGGACGCGCTGGTGTACTGCGACATGACGACGACGCCGTCCGGCGAGCCCACGAGCGCGCGGGAGCGGGTGGCGGAGATCGTCGGTCGATACGAGGCCGGCAGCATTGTGGGCCGTTTCATCCTTCGGGCAGCGCCGGAGATTTTCGCGGCCGTCGGGCGTGTCGAGGCGGCCTTGGCGGCGGGTCAGCCGAGGTAG
- a CDS encoding NUDIX hydrolase — translation MGRTEYYHDPDAPKANTLIPASNLLVVDPAGAILLQRRRDTGQWALPGGAQDIGETAAQCAVRECLEETGITAEITGFLGIYTNPDHIVAYTDGEIRQQYENTYIGRPVGGEPTVNDEADGVRWITPADLDSYDIHPSMRQQIGDYLAGTYPYLG, via the coding sequence ATGGGCAGGACTGAGTACTACCACGACCCCGACGCGCCCAAGGCCAATACCCTCATCCCCGCCAGCAACCTCCTGGTCGTGGATCCCGCGGGCGCGATCCTGCTCCAGCGGCGCCGCGACACCGGCCAGTGGGCCCTGCCCGGAGGCGCCCAGGACATCGGCGAGACCGCCGCCCAATGCGCTGTCCGCGAGTGCCTCGAAGAAACCGGCATCACCGCGGAGATCACCGGCTTCCTCGGTATCTACACCAACCCGGATCACATCGTCGCCTACACCGACGGCGAAATCCGACAGCAGTACGAGAACACGTACATCGGCCGACCGGTCGGCGGCGAACCCACCGTCAACGACGAAGCCGACGGCGTCCGCTGGATCACTCCCGCAGACCTCGACAGTTACGACATCCATCCCAGCATGCGCCAACAAATCGGCGACTACCTCGCCGGCACCTACCCCTACCTCGGCTGA
- a CDS encoding XRE family transcriptional regulator → MNERLHSVLAQRGVTPELLAEACEVDPKTVGRWLGGRIPHPRHRYRVAQHLRVEETFLWPSPQPLSRTAAGAKGTEMIGTYQNRASVPRDMWLSLLQQADEQIDVLVFSGTFFAQSNPHVARMLADRAAAGVRVRLCFGLPDGHAVANRGREEGIGDTLAAKIRASLFYYRALPAVPGCEVRLHDTTLYNSLFRYDDTLLVNPHVYGQPASANPVLHLKWSGDGGWFDDYAHSFDAVWASARPWTPDQEGIHTHGQD, encoded by the coding sequence GTGAACGAGCGACTCCACTCCGTACTCGCCCAGCGCGGGGTCACACCGGAGTTACTCGCCGAAGCCTGCGAAGTCGACCCGAAAACGGTCGGCCGGTGGCTCGGTGGACGTATTCCGCACCCACGGCACCGCTATCGCGTCGCTCAGCACCTGCGCGTCGAGGAGACCTTCCTCTGGCCCTCGCCTCAGCCCCTCAGCAGAACGGCAGCGGGCGCCAAAGGTACCGAAATGATCGGCACTTACCAGAACCGGGCCAGCGTTCCCCGGGATATGTGGCTGTCCCTGCTCCAACAGGCCGACGAACAGATCGACGTGCTGGTCTTCTCCGGAACTTTCTTCGCCCAGAGCAACCCGCACGTCGCCCGGATGCTCGCCGACCGCGCCGCCGCGGGAGTCCGCGTACGGCTCTGCTTCGGCCTGCCCGACGGCCACGCGGTCGCCAACCGGGGCCGCGAGGAAGGTATCGGCGACACCCTGGCCGCCAAGATCCGAGCCTCGCTCTTCTATTACCGCGCGCTGCCGGCCGTGCCCGGCTGTGAAGTCCGCCTTCATGACACGACGCTCTACAACTCCCTCTTCCGTTACGACGACACGCTGCTGGTCAACCCGCATGTCTACGGTCAGCCCGCCAGCGCCAACCCCGTCCTTCACCTCAAGTGGTCTGGCGACGGGGGTTGGTTCGACGACTACGCTCACAGCTTCGACGCCGTCTGGGCGAGCGCGCGCCCCTGGACACCCGACCAGGAGGGAATCCACACGCATGGGCAGGACTGA
- a CDS encoding HAD family hydrolase has protein sequence MALIVLWDIDHTLIDNAGVSKEIYAAAFEAVTERRAMWAAVTEGRTDRLIMRGMFRRNDVAEPAWPEVEAALTRAGEDRLGELRSRGSVLPGVAEILKAVATQPGWVSSVLTGNIAANARVKLSAFGLDPLLDLAVGAYGADAEERPHLVDVARSRVRLQRGLPADTPVVLIGDTPRDVEAAQVSGARVIAVATGVDSPSALATAGASVVLPDLTRTEHVLRLLGDMERD, from the coding sequence ATGGCGCTCATTGTTCTGTGGGACATCGATCACACGCTCATCGACAACGCCGGTGTGAGCAAAGAGATTTACGCCGCCGCCTTCGAGGCGGTGACCGAAAGGCGTGCAATGTGGGCCGCTGTCACCGAGGGCCGCACGGACCGCCTCATCATGCGCGGCATGTTCCGGCGCAACGACGTCGCGGAGCCCGCATGGCCCGAGGTCGAGGCCGCGCTCACCCGGGCGGGGGAGGATCGGCTGGGGGAACTCCGCAGCCGGGGTTCGGTGCTGCCCGGCGTAGCGGAAATCCTCAAGGCCGTTGCCACACAGCCCGGTTGGGTGTCGTCGGTGCTGACAGGCAACATCGCCGCCAACGCCCGGGTGAAGCTCTCGGCCTTCGGCCTGGACCCCCTGCTGGACCTGGCCGTAGGAGCGTACGGAGCCGACGCCGAGGAGCGTCCGCACCTGGTGGACGTGGCCCGCAGCCGAGTCCGGCTCCAGCGAGGTCTTCCGGCCGACACCCCGGTCGTCCTGATTGGCGACACCCCAAGGGACGTCGAAGCCGCTCAGGTGTCGGGCGCGCGCGTCATCGCCGTGGCCACCGGCGTCGACAGCCCGTCCGCCCTCGCCACGGCCGGCGCGTCCGTCGTCCTGCCGGACCTGACGAGGACCGAGCACGTCCTGCGCCTGTTGGGAGACATGGAGCGGGACTGA
- a CDS encoding radical SAM protein: MLYLQLLYRCNFACRHCFHGERLQYADAFTLEEAIALMRLMHKEYGTEAVNLLGGEPFVHKDLAEVVRYAKQELGLHVEICTNGYRIERRLTEIAAHLDLLRISLEGNGATNDAIRKIGSYQAALSALAHARDLGIPTGATMTVNARNIEDVLPLARTLQEYGARQLKLHCMRPVGNAAHHPELFVTDRTSYGRLRDQLRTAKLTIEVIVDEDLSEEGAPDTCEPEGRSQAIPRIEADPRGALSMSCKAVGRDAHAFWYDKRTGHIIHRPSATDEIALAVPGVVYSRA, translated from the coding sequence ATGCTGTACCTGCAGCTGCTCTACCGCTGCAACTTCGCCTGCCGGCACTGCTTCCACGGCGAACGACTCCAGTACGCCGACGCCTTCACCCTCGAAGAGGCCATCGCTCTGATGAGGCTGATGCACAAGGAGTACGGCACGGAAGCGGTCAACCTTCTCGGCGGCGAGCCGTTCGTCCACAAGGACCTTGCCGAAGTGGTCCGTTACGCCAAGCAGGAGCTGGGCCTGCACGTGGAGATCTGCACCAACGGCTACCGCATCGAACGCCGCCTCACCGAGATCGCCGCGCATCTGGACCTGCTGCGGATCTCGCTGGAAGGCAACGGAGCGACCAACGACGCCATCCGCAAGATCGGCAGCTACCAGGCCGCTCTGTCTGCCCTGGCGCACGCCCGTGACCTCGGCATCCCCACCGGCGCGACGATGACGGTCAACGCCCGCAACATCGAAGACGTTCTGCCGCTGGCGCGAACCCTCCAGGAATACGGCGCACGGCAGTTGAAGCTCCACTGCATGCGTCCGGTCGGCAACGCGGCCCACCACCCCGAGCTGTTCGTCACCGACCGGACTTCGTACGGCCGCCTGCGTGACCAGCTCCGGACGGCAAAGCTGACCATCGAGGTCATCGTGGACGAGGATCTCTCGGAGGAAGGCGCCCCGGACACCTGTGAGCCCGAAGGCCGGTCTCAGGCGATCCCGAGGATCGAAGCGGACCCCCGCGGCGCGCTGTCCATGTCGTGCAAGGCTGTGGGACGAGACGCTCACGCCTTCTGGTACGACAAGCGGACCGGCCATATCATCCACCGGCCCTCCGCCACCGATGAGATCGCCCTCGCCGTGCCCGGCGTGGTCTACTCCCGTGCCTGA
- a CDS encoding AAA family ATPase — MPEQPLFESLEGLRGTGKSTVAPLLAVARGAVLVPTVPTIYQPVRREVDVRDNVEARMAFYLSALFTATDDIRRHLSAGTPVVVDSYFARCLANHRAFGSRLRVTLPPDLPQPVTYHLVCGREERQRRLAARRKPVSRWDELAEDTSGHITNEYALFPMYRVDTTERSPEQVVTTILTIAPWGGRHEAAEPPVG, encoded by the coding sequence GTGCCTGAACAGCCGCTGTTCGAGAGCTTGGAAGGGTTACGCGGCACCGGGAAGTCGACAGTCGCGCCGCTGCTGGCGGTGGCCCGCGGGGCGGTACTCGTCCCCACGGTGCCGACGATCTACCAGCCGGTGCGTCGGGAAGTCGATGTCCGGGACAACGTGGAGGCGCGTATGGCCTTCTACCTCTCGGCGCTGTTCACCGCCACCGACGACATCCGTCGGCATCTGTCCGCCGGGACTCCCGTGGTCGTGGACAGCTACTTCGCCCGCTGCCTGGCCAACCACCGCGCCTTCGGCAGTCGCCTCCGTGTCACGTTGCCGCCCGACCTGCCGCAGCCCGTCACCTACCACCTCGTCTGCGGCCGTGAGGAGCGTCAACGCCGGCTCGCCGCTCGTCGTAAGCCGGTCTCGCGCTGGGACGAACTCGCGGAGGACACGTCCGGGCACATCACGAACGAGTATGCACTCTTCCCGATGTACCGCGTCGACACGACGGAGCGCTCTCCGGAGCAGGTCGTCACCACCATCCTTACCATCGCCCCTTGGGGAGGCCGCCATGAGGCCGCCGAGCCGCCGGTTGGCTGA
- a CDS encoding class IV adenylate cyclase: protein MKHEYEAKFLAVDVVGIQEKLVAMGAVQVFPRTLLTRKIFESDALDGSQWVRLRSEGTRATLTLKQVTDADSIHGTTEIETEVGDLNAMAEILRGVGLREIRYQENFREEWQLGDVAFDFDTWPDLPTFLEIEGPDEPSVRQAAARLGLDYHEARFGSVDVIYKSEAGRDILAESTLLFSDTHSGQFSADLKR, encoded by the coding sequence ATGAAGCACGAGTACGAAGCCAAGTTCCTGGCCGTCGATGTGGTCGGCATTCAAGAGAAATTGGTGGCCATGGGTGCGGTCCAAGTATTCCCCCGAACGCTGCTCACCCGGAAGATTTTCGAGAGCGATGCCCTCGACGGCTCTCAGTGGGTCCGTCTGCGCAGCGAAGGAACGCGCGCCACGCTCACCCTCAAGCAGGTCACCGACGCCGACTCGATCCACGGCACCACCGAGATCGAGACCGAAGTCGGCGACTTGAACGCCATGGCCGAGATCCTGCGCGGTGTGGGGCTGCGTGAGATCCGCTACCAGGAGAACTTCCGCGAGGAATGGCAACTGGGCGATGTCGCCTTCGACTTCGACACCTGGCCCGACCTGCCCACCTTCCTGGAAATCGAGGGGCCTGACGAGCCCTCGGTCCGCCAGGCGGCCGCCCGACTCGGTCTCGACTACCACGAAGCCCGTTTCGGAAGCGTCGACGTGATCTACAAGAGCGAGGCCGGCCGAGACATCCTCGCCGAGTCCACCCTCCTCTTCTCCGACACCCACAGCGGACAGTTCTCGGCCGATCTGAAACGGTGA
- a CDS encoding STAS domain-containing protein — translation MTGPDGHTRGGICDGPGASCRPEPSARPGSVVYDPSGALFVRLIRAGDRTRAVVVGEVDLASAPTLEGALHDALRRCPGALYLDLERVAFFDCAGLNVLLRTRALARRTGAALTVSAAGPAVERVLSLTGTRPLFAPPDTSPAEDAPVPGRFTPPFSTFEHHLHTVPHHPPAA, via the coding sequence ATGACCGGACCGGACGGCCACACCCGCGGCGGCATCTGCGACGGCCCCGGCGCGTCGTGTCGCCCGGAGCCGTCGGCCCGGCCCGGGAGCGTGGTCTACGACCCCAGCGGCGCGCTCTTCGTCCGGCTGATCCGGGCGGGCGACCGTACCCGGGCCGTCGTGGTCGGCGAGGTCGACCTCGCGAGCGCGCCGACGCTGGAGGGCGCGCTCCACGACGCGCTCCGACGGTGTCCCGGCGCGCTGTACCTCGATCTGGAGCGGGTCGCCTTCTTCGACTGCGCGGGACTGAACGTCCTGCTGCGGACCCGCGCGCTCGCCCGGCGGACGGGGGCGGCGCTCACGGTCTCGGCGGCGGGCCCCGCGGTGGAACGCGTCCTCTCCCTGACGGGCACGCGCCCCCTCTTCGCCCCGCCGGACACCTCGCCCGCCGAGGACGCCCCCGTCCCCGGCCGCTTCACCCCGCCCTTCTCCACCTTCGAACACCACCTCCACACGGTCCCCCACCACCCCCCAGCCGCCTGA
- a CDS encoding helix-turn-helix transcriptional regulator, with protein sequence MDQSEPPPRSGWTFLTNHARVLAAIAQDPGIRVRDIAVRCLLTERAVQKIITDLETDGYLTHTRVGRSNRYEIPSGTALRHPADSGSTVADLLAILAIERDETPPA encoded by the coding sequence ATGGATCAATCCGAGCCACCACCCCGTTCCGGCTGGACGTTCCTGACCAACCACGCCCGCGTGCTCGCCGCGATCGCCCAGGACCCCGGCATCCGGGTCCGCGACATCGCCGTACGGTGCCTGCTCACCGAGCGTGCCGTTCAGAAGATCATCACCGATCTGGAGACGGACGGGTATCTCACCCACACCCGCGTCGGCCGGTCCAACCGCTACGAGATTCCCTCCGGGACGGCCCTTCGCCACCCCGCGGACTCCGGTTCCACCGTGGCCGACCTGCTGGCCATCCTCGCGATCGAGCGCGACGAGACGCCGCCGGCCTGA
- a CDS encoding ATP-binding protein, giving the protein MPEPHQSRLNLACEPSATRYAREHAKDILLRWGVPRTVTDDALLIVDELVTNAVRHAGSAAEPFDPRRGQPKVRGCALSLWIVNGELLISVYDQNNQRPVLREFSLDAENGRGLQLVAGLSGGAWGYTFLPAEPGKLIWAKLTIPGGTPPYGTSVDAGQPAPDPGAFGHDVPQPRRARGTSAEARHVGGVGLRLPVPH; this is encoded by the coding sequence GTGCCCGAACCACACCAAAGCAGGCTGAACCTCGCCTGTGAACCCTCCGCCACCCGGTACGCCCGTGAACACGCGAAGGACATACTGCTGCGCTGGGGTGTGCCGCGTACCGTAACGGACGACGCGCTGCTCATCGTTGACGAGCTGGTCACCAACGCCGTACGGCACGCCGGGTCCGCCGCCGAGCCGTTCGACCCGCGGCGCGGTCAGCCGAAGGTCCGCGGGTGCGCGCTGTCGCTGTGGATCGTCAACGGCGAACTGCTGATCTCGGTCTACGACCAGAACAACCAGCGGCCTGTGCTGCGGGAGTTCTCGCTCGACGCCGAGAACGGTCGCGGTCTCCAACTGGTCGCCGGACTCAGCGGCGGCGCCTGGGGATACACCTTTCTGCCCGCCGAGCCCGGCAAGCTGATCTGGGCGAAGCTGACGATCCCGGGCGGCACGCCCCCGTACGGGACATCGGTCGACGCGGGCCAACCCGCGCCCGATCCGGGGGCGTTCGGACACGACGTCCCGCAGCCGCGCCGCGCTCGCGGGACGTCCGCCGAGGCCCGCCACGTCGGCGGGGTCGGCCTCCGCCTCCCGGTCCCGCACTGA